The following are from one region of the Phycisphaeraceae bacterium genome:
- a CDS encoding dicarboxylate/amino acid:cation symporter has translation MKRLALHWKILIGLVVGIIVGVAVNAWWTDATWAALGVGDARAFLSEAGDVREAASAEGGANEHANMWAGVARLVREATVFIGRLFMRMLMFIAVPIVLFSLIAGVASLNDTAKLGRIGGKTIGLYLATTAVAITLGLVLANVVGPGKGFPPELRESLREQQAESASERIARAEARPTVWNTVLDIVPENPFSAIANTKMLQVVLAALLVGVGLTMLPREKSEPVVRFFDTMTEVVIKIVHLILILAPYAVFALIVVVLADLGVTVLANLFWYVLTVVAGLLLMIFIVYPTVLRVLTKVGYRRFFRAISPAQLLAFSSSSSGATLPVTMECCEERLGVHDEVNSFVVPIGATINMDGTALYQGVAAVFIAQMYSMNLGIGEQLTIVLTATLASIGTAAVPGVGIVMLVIVLQSVNIPLEGIAVILGIDRLLDMCRTSCNVTGDCMVCAVVATSENAIDDEETVLRRLETKASEAL, from the coding sequence ATGAAGCGACTCGCGCTGCACTGGAAGATACTGATCGGGCTGGTGGTCGGGATCATCGTTGGAGTGGCGGTCAACGCCTGGTGGACAGACGCGACATGGGCGGCTCTGGGGGTCGGGGATGCCAGAGCGTTTCTGTCGGAAGCGGGGGACGTTCGCGAGGCTGCCTCGGCGGAGGGTGGAGCGAATGAGCACGCAAATATGTGGGCAGGTGTCGCTCGACTCGTGCGCGAAGCGACGGTCTTCATCGGGCGGCTCTTCATGCGCATGCTCATGTTCATTGCGGTGCCGATTGTGCTGTTCAGTTTGATTGCGGGTGTCGCGAGCCTGAATGACACTGCCAAACTTGGGCGCATCGGCGGCAAAACGATCGGGCTGTATCTGGCGACCACTGCGGTTGCGATTACGTTGGGCCTGGTGCTGGCCAATGTGGTGGGGCCGGGAAAGGGATTTCCGCCAGAACTGCGAGAGTCTCTCCGGGAGCAGCAGGCCGAGTCTGCGAGCGAGCGCATCGCGCGCGCCGAGGCGAGGCCTACGGTGTGGAACACGGTGCTCGACATCGTCCCCGAGAACCCATTTTCGGCCATTGCCAATACGAAGATGCTTCAGGTGGTGTTGGCGGCGCTGCTGGTCGGTGTCGGCCTGACGATGCTGCCGAGAGAGAAGTCAGAGCCGGTTGTTCGTTTCTTCGACACGATGACCGAAGTCGTCATTAAAATTGTCCACCTGATCCTGATTTTGGCTCCGTATGCGGTCTTCGCGTTGATTGTGGTTGTGCTGGCGGATCTTGGCGTGACGGTGCTCGCAAATCTGTTCTGGTATGTCCTGACGGTGGTTGCGGGTCTGTTGCTGATGATCTTTATTGTTTACCCAACAGTGCTGCGGGTGTTGACAAAGGTTGGATATCGACGTTTCTTTCGTGCGATCAGTCCGGCCCAATTGCTCGCATTTTCGAGTTCGAGTTCGGGCGCGACGCTCCCTGTAACGATGGAGTGCTGTGAGGAAAGACTTGGTGTGCACGATGAAGTCAACTCGTTTGTCGTGCCGATCGGCGCGACCATCAACATGGATGGCACAGCACTGTATCAGGGCGTAGCGGCGGTCTTCATCGCCCAGATGTACAGCATGAACCTCGGAATCGGCGAGCAGCTGACGATTGTGTTGACTGCGACGCTCGCGAGCATCGGCACGGCGGCGGTGCCGGGCGTCGGCATTGTCATGCTCGTGATCGTGCTTCAGAGCGTCAATATTCCGCTCGAGGGCATTGCGGTCATTCTTGGCATCGACCGCCTGCTCGATATGTGCCGCACGAGTTGTAACGTGACCGGCGACTGCATGGTGTGCGCGGTTGTGGCCACCAGCGAGAACGCGATCGACGATGAGGAAACGGTGCTTCGGCGGTTGGAAACCAAAGCAAGCGAGGCCCTGTGA
- a CDS encoding DUF1501 domain-containing protein, whose product MNLHNNPDRARAYTRREFLNNSLALASAAVTVPHFIQASAYAMPRAALGMTSIPGAPEDRVLVVIQLSGGNDGLNTVIPHLDDLYYRSRPGIALQRNQVNPLSGKGVDGVSLHQALSPISSLYDRGLCSVVQGVGYPNPNRSHFKSMDIWHTADTSGTGDGWLGRYVDSECCGFGKGESGTREAAPRMTAIEPPVSIGRDAPLALMGRSTKPVAFETADLFRWTGQDIHKSLVDPYAEITRRQVPEDVDEHSTAAFLMRTSMDAQIASESIRRAVAARPLVQYPNSQLSQQLQMVAKMIRAGIKTRVYYVNHGGFDTHSGQGGANGRHAQLLTQFSQAVDAFYKDLEAQDNASRVLTMSFSEFGRRVAQNASGGTDHGTAAPMFLFGPMVNAGVLGSHPALNDLDQGDLKFRIDFRAVYAGILEQWMKADSKTVLGETFRPIEAIRRS is encoded by the coding sequence ATGAACCTGCACAACAACCCCGACCGCGCTCGTGCGTATACACGCCGCGAGTTTCTCAACAACTCGCTGGCGCTCGCTTCGGCGGCGGTCACGGTCCCTCACTTCATCCAGGCCTCGGCCTATGCCATGCCGCGCGCCGCCTTGGGCATGACATCCATTCCGGGCGCCCCCGAAGATCGCGTCCTTGTCGTCATTCAACTTTCCGGTGGGAACGACGGGCTCAACACTGTCATTCCGCATCTGGACGACCTCTACTACCGCTCGCGCCCCGGCATTGCCCTGCAGCGCAATCAGGTCAATCCGCTCAGCGGCAAGGGTGTTGACGGCGTATCGCTCCATCAGGCACTCTCGCCGATCAGTAGCCTCTATGACCGCGGCCTTTGCTCCGTCGTGCAGGGCGTCGGGTATCCGAACCCCAACCGCTCACACTTCAAGAGCATGGATATCTGGCATACCGCCGACACCTCTGGCACGGGCGATGGATGGCTGGGGCGCTATGTCGACTCGGAGTGCTGCGGGTTCGGCAAAGGTGAAAGCGGCACGCGCGAAGCTGCGCCTCGCATGACGGCGATCGAACCTCCGGTTTCGATCGGGCGCGATGCGCCACTCGCCCTGATGGGCCGAAGCACCAAGCCTGTAGCTTTCGAAACTGCGGACCTGTTTCGCTGGACGGGGCAAGACATTCACAAGTCGCTGGTCGATCCGTACGCCGAGATCACGCGCCGCCAGGTGCCCGAAGATGTTGATGAGCACTCGACCGCTGCGTTCCTGATGCGCACTTCGATGGACGCTCAGATCGCGTCAGAGAGCATTCGACGCGCTGTCGCCGCCCGCCCGCTGGTGCAGTACCCCAACTCGCAACTCTCTCAGCAACTTCAGATGGTCGCGAAGATGATCCGGGCCGGCATCAAGACGCGGGTGTATTACGTCAACCACGGCGGGTTCGACACGCACTCGGGTCAGGGCGGCGCCAACGGGCGACACGCACAACTGCTGACCCAGTTTTCGCAGGCTGTCGATGCCTTCTACAAAGATCTTGAGGCTCAGGACAACGCTTCGCGGGTCCTGACAATGAGCTTCTCGGAGTTCGGGCGTCGTGTCGCGCAAAATGCTTCGGGCGGGACCGACCACGGCACCGCCGCGCCGATGTTCCTCTTTGGGCCGATGGTCAACGCCGGCGTGCTCGGCAGCCACCCCGCGCTCAATGACCTCGATCAGGGTGACCTGAAGTTCCGCATCGACTTCCGTGCGGTGTACGCGGGAATTCTCGAACAATGGATGAAAGCCGACAGCAAGACTGTCCTCGGCGAGACCTTCCGCCCCATCGAAGCCATCCGTCGATCCTGA
- a CDS encoding DUF1800 domain-containing protein, with translation MGSMRPIPKERFGYEQARHLLWRAGFGGTPEQINTLASWGPERAVAHIVDFDAVAYETPESDLFDPDIMRPLSPEEQRELRLARANQNEDVVARFRVREQQAEREDRRQIRQVQQWWLTRMIESPRPLEEKLTLFWHGHFATSYRTIENSYHMYMQNQLFRSHAAGNFGDLLFRIIRDPAMLAYLDNNNSRRGNPNENLARELMELFSLGVGNYTERDIKEGARALTGYTFNDDEFLFLEANHDNGSKNILGKRGALDGDGFVTAILESRACSRFICTKLYRYFVSDVPLDWNSIPRQHRTVIEQMASTMLSGRYAIRPTLARLFLSEHFYSPSIMNQQIKSPVELVVGAMRSLHTPARDLTILVEALDLMGQNIMFPPSVKGWDGGRSWINTSTFFVRQNILAFLLTGKKPVGYDALANQQVYESEKLIDWLQENDPAAARDPERVVDFLLRLTLGSSPASARESLTSFINANGGNVNRDMITAVLLIITAMPEYQIC, from the coding sequence TTGGGCAGCATGCGCCCGATCCCCAAAGAACGCTTCGGCTACGAGCAGGCTCGGCACCTGCTGTGGCGGGCCGGTTTCGGAGGCACGCCCGAACAAATCAACACCCTTGCATCCTGGGGCCCGGAGCGCGCGGTGGCCCATATCGTCGACTTCGACGCCGTCGCGTACGAAACCCCGGAATCCGACTTGTTCGACCCCGACATCATGCGGCCGCTTTCGCCCGAGGAGCAGCGCGAGCTGCGCCTGGCGCGCGCGAACCAGAACGAGGATGTCGTCGCCCGCTTCCGTGTACGCGAGCAGCAGGCCGAACGCGAAGACCGCAGACAGATCCGGCAAGTTCAACAGTGGTGGCTGACGCGCATGATCGAGTCACCCCGCCCGCTCGAAGAAAAGCTCACGCTGTTCTGGCATGGTCACTTCGCGACCAGTTACCGCACGATCGAGAACAGCTATCACATGTACATGCAGAACCAGTTGTTCCGCTCGCACGCTGCGGGCAACTTTGGTGATCTGCTCTTTCGCATCATCCGCGACCCCGCGATGCTCGCATACCTTGACAACAACAACTCGCGTCGGGGCAATCCAAACGAGAATCTCGCGCGTGAACTGATGGAACTGTTCAGTCTCGGGGTCGGCAACTACACCGAACGCGACATCAAGGAAGGTGCCCGCGCCCTGACCGGCTACACGTTCAACGATGACGAGTTTCTCTTCCTCGAAGCCAACCACGATAACGGCAGCAAGAACATCCTCGGCAAGCGCGGCGCGCTCGATGGCGACGGATTCGTCACCGCAATCCTCGAATCACGCGCCTGCTCGCGCTTCATTTGCACAAAACTCTATCGCTACTTCGTGTCCGATGTGCCGCTTGATTGGAACTCCATCCCGCGACAGCATCGAACGGTCATCGAGCAGATGGCCAGCACCATGCTCAGTGGCCGATACGCCATTCGCCCAACCCTAGCACGCCTGTTCCTGAGTGAGCACTTCTACAGCCCGTCGATCATGAATCAGCAGATCAAGAGCCCGGTCGAACTCGTTGTCGGCGCGATGCGTTCGCTGCACACACCGGCACGTGACCTGACCATTCTTGTCGAGGCGCTGGACCTCATGGGGCAGAACATCATGTTCCCGCCCAGTGTCAAGGGCTGGGACGGCGGACGGAGCTGGATCAACACTTCCACATTCTTTGTGCGGCAGAACATCCTCGCTTTTCTGCTGACTGGCAAGAAACCCGTCGGGTACGACGCGCTGGCAAACCAACAGGTATACGAATCGGAAAAACTGATCGACTGGCTGCAGGAGAACGACCCCGCAGCCGCCCGCGACCCGGAGCGCGTCGTTGACTTCCTGCTGCGCCTGACACTTGGTTCATCGCCCGCCAGCGCCCGCGAATCTCTGACTTCGTTCATCAACGCCAATGGGGGGAACGTCAATCGTGACATGATCACTGCCGTTCTGCTCATCATTACCGCAATGCCCGAATATCAGATCTGCTGA
- a CDS encoding cytochrome c3 family protein yields the protein MSALFPRWMNTLPTILGILGVGGAVATVGGVTYYATPSFWEVGYMPTQPGSGFNHQLHAGKLGIDCLYCHTHVESSSHSNVPPVATCYGCHAENRLRMPGGDEQEKKVAFIREAYAENKPIPWREIHILPDYVQFPHLVHIEAGVSCYSCHGQITAMPVVAQQHSLAMGWCLDCHRDPEPQLVPREKVTDLVWVEQEWMSRPISERRYDGLTPEALRESLLRDPPQHCAACHY from the coding sequence GTGTCCGCACTTTTTCCGCGATGGATGAACACGCTTCCGACGATTCTGGGCATACTCGGAGTCGGTGGAGCCGTGGCGACTGTCGGAGGCGTGACGTATTACGCGACGCCTTCGTTCTGGGAAGTGGGCTACATGCCGACGCAGCCGGGCAGTGGGTTCAACCACCAGTTGCACGCCGGCAAGCTCGGGATTGACTGCCTGTATTGCCATACCCATGTCGAATCGTCGAGCCACTCCAATGTGCCTCCTGTGGCGACCTGCTACGGGTGCCACGCCGAGAATCGGCTACGCATGCCTGGCGGCGATGAACAGGAGAAGAAGGTTGCGTTCATCCGCGAGGCGTATGCGGAGAACAAGCCAATTCCGTGGCGTGAGATTCACATTCTGCCCGACTATGTGCAGTTCCCGCACCTGGTGCACATCGAGGCGGGTGTCAGTTGTTATTCGTGTCACGGACAGATTACCGCGATGCCGGTCGTTGCGCAGCAGCACAGTCTTGCGATGGGTTGGTGTCTGGATTGTCATCGCGATCCCGAGCCTCAATTGGTCCCGCGCGAGAAGGTGACCGATCTGGTGTGGGTAGAGCAGGAATGGATGTCCAGGCCGATCAGCGAGCGCCGCTATGACGGCCTGACGCCCGAGGCGTTGCGTGAATCACTGCTGCGCGATCCGCCGCAGCACTGTGCCGCGTGTCACTATTGA